The Oncorhynchus kisutch isolate 150728-3 unplaced genomic scaffold, Okis_V2 Okis07a-Okis12b_hom, whole genome shotgun sequence genome includes a region encoding these proteins:
- the LOC109877141 gene encoding zinc finger protein 16-like → MSENLVLTFQTQLSGVMETVLKSAIYEITRLVEDGFLEEVSRSREQVESLKKRLQRSENRGRERDREGGQRGKCADCGRADEEGGSSGNSQTGAERGCGLKQEKVPGEEWSSCGGVARETAFHDLEAEATSLRRTSESTEVTGQKLDSLLKEEPLHNTELQERWGVCLDGADGSDVSGPSKSFSEQELQQCQADWGSGLDQGPEPPGPEGNPGDPSQPLFQPRYSMEDLGGGFEKSGYGGAGGGGGHRLDVEGLDRLPGSPSHLGALSYGAVGHYQVDLGGSEGGDHHHRSHIPGPHRSRREQVASPTPPHHPEVGVRNCLLINEEGYLQDSSVLYPEHGVPESDSRAGHRGLTSIHSGSSAHNNNTESLYGAPDNFGHSLNLRDRSQEQVTEGGVMGGGGKRHACNQCTMTFSDSGSLEAHKQTHKTGRVSGSGSGPPYSCTKCGKTFTQACNLKVHQRVHQAEGLHLCSHCSKGFTSFSDLKRHKCSQTTDKPYCCSICGNKFSRLWNLKLHRRVHTQEKPHRCTMCDKSFARADNLKVHQRTHTGERPYCCAVCGLSFKQLNHLKWHQRKHRLDLLA, encoded by the exons ATGTCGGAGAACCTAGTTCTCACCTTCCAGACCCAGCTCTCGGGAGTCATGGAGACGGTCCTAAAGTCAGCCATATATGAGATCACCAGGCTGGTGGAGGACGGCTTCCTGGAGGAGGTGTCCCGAAGCCGTGAGCAGGTCGAGTCGCTGAAGAAGAGGCTACAGCGGTCGgagaacagaggaagggagagggacagagagggaggccaGAGGGGGAAGTGTGCAGACTGTGGGAGAGCTGATGAGGAAGGTGGAAGCTCTGGAAACTCACAGACAG GTGCGGAGAGGGGGTGTGGCCTGAAGCAGGAGAAGGTACCAGGGGAGGAGTGGAGCAGCTGTGGGGGCGTAGCCAGGGAAACAGCCTTCCATGATCTGGAGGCTGAGGCCACCAGCCTTAGGAGAACCTCTGAG TCCACAGAGGTCACAGGTCAGAAGCTGGACAGCCTGCTGAAAGAGGAGCCTCTCCACAACACTGAGCTACAGGAGAGATGGGGTGTCTGCCTGGACG GTGCCGATGGTTCAGACGTCTCGGGGCCCAGTAAGAGTTTCAGTGAGCAGGAGCTGCAGCAGTGCCAGGCTGACTGGGGATCCGGTCTAGACCAGGGGCCTGAACCACCAGGCCCAGAGGGAAACCCAGGGGACCCCAGCCAACCTCTCTTCCAACCCCGTTACAGCATGGAGGATCTGGGGGGTGGCTTTGAGAAATCTGGTTACGGCGGTGCTGGTGGTGGAGGAGGCCATCGTCTAGACGTGGAAGGGCTGGATAGGCTTCCTGGTTCTCCGTCTCATCTGGGGGCGCTGAGCTACGGAGCTGTGGGTCACTACCAGGTGGACCTGGGGGGGTCTGAGGGGGGAGACCATCACCATCGCTCCCACATCCCTGGCCCCCATCGGAGCCGAAGGGAGCAGGTGGCGTCGCCAACGCCACCCCACCACCCAGAGGTGGGTGTTCGGAACTGCCTGTTGATCAACGAGGAGGGTTACCTGCAGGACTCCAGTGTCTTGTATCCTGAACACGGTGTCCCAGAGTCAGATAGCAGAGCCGGCCACAGGGGGCTAACCTCCATCCACTCTGGAAGCTCAgcccacaacaacaacacagagagccTGTATGGTGCCCCTGACAACTTTGGACACTCTCTAAACCTCAGAGATCGTTCACAAGAGCAGGTAACAGAAGGAGGAGTAATGGGAGGAGGGGGGAAGCGTCACGCCTGCAATCAATGCACCATGACATTCTCAGACTCTGGCTCCCTTGAGGCCCACAAGCAGACACACAAAACTGGTAGAGTCTCAGGGTCAGGATCTGGGCCTCCATACTCCTGCACCAAGTGTGGTAAGACCTTCACCCAGGCTTGCAACCTCAAGGTCCACCAGCGGGTCCACCAGGCAGAGGGACTCCACCTCTGCAGCCACTGCTCCAAGGGCTTCACCTCCTTCTCCGACCTGAAGAGGCACAAGTGCAGCCAGACGACAGACAAGCCCTACTGCTGCTCCATCTGTGGGAACAAATTCAGTCGGCTCTGGAACCTCAAGCTGCACCGGCGCGTTCACACGCAGGAGAAACCCCACCGCTGCACTATGTGTGACAAGAGCTTCGCTCGGGCAGACAATTTGAAGGTGcaccagcgcacacacactgGGGAGAGACCGTACTGCTGCGCTGTGTGTGGACTCAGCTTCAAACAACTAAACCATCTGAAGTGGCACCAGCGCAAACACAGGCTGGATCTCCTGGCCTGA
- the LOC116360117 gene encoding zinc finger protein 260-like isoform X1, whose protein sequence is MMSAAIITFQSQLSGVMETVLKSAMYEITRLVEDSFLEEVSRSREQVESLKKRLQWSENREGDQRGKCGDCGRAGKEGHEISLGTSQTGVERGRGLKQEKVSGEEWSSCGGVARETTFNDLEEAEATSPRRISESTEVEGQKLDSLLKEEALHNTELQERWEFCLDEADGSDVSGPSKSFSQQELQQCQDEWRSSLDQRPELPGPEGHSGDLTDPLYRPHYSVEELGGNFEKSGYCSGGSGDHLLDMEGLDRLPGSPSRLGALSYGAVGHYQVNLGGFKGGDHRHRSHMPGPHRIRREQVESPTPSPHPEGGDLNCLLINEEGYLQDSSVLYPEHGVPELGNRASHRAIHSGSSAHNNNTESPYDAADDFGLSLNLRDHSQEQVTGVGGRRHACNQCTMSFPDAGSLKAHKQTHKTGRGLSSGSGPPYSCTQCGKTFTQACNLKVHQRVHQAEGLHLCSHCSKGFTSFSDLKRHKCSQTTDKPYCCSICGNKFSRLWNLKLHQRIHTQEKPHRCTMCDKSFTRVDILKVHQRTHTGERPYCCAVCGLCFKRLAHLKLHQHKHRPDFLA, encoded by the exons ATGATGTCCGCAGCCATCATAACCTTCCAGTCTCAGCTCTCCGGGGTCATGGAGACGGTCCTTAAGTCAGCTATGTACGAGATCACCAGGCTGGTGGAGGATAGTTTCCTGGAGGAGGTGTCCAGGAGCCGGGAGCAGGTCGAGTCGCTGAAGAAGCGGCTGCAGTGGtcggagaacagagagggagaccagAGGGGGAAGTGTGGGGACTGTGGGAGAGCTGGCAAGGAAGGTCATGAGATAAGCTTAGGAACTTCACAGACAG GTGTGGAGAGGGGGCGTGGCCTGAAGCAGGAGAAGGTATCAGGGGAGGAGTGGAGCAGCTGTGGGGGTGTGGCCAGGGAAACAACCTTCAATGATCTGGAGGAGGCTGAGGCCACCAGTCCTAGGAGAATCTCTGAG TCCACAGAGGTCGAAGGTCAGAAGCTGGACAGTCTGCTGAAAGAGGAGGCTCTCCACAACACTGAGCTACAGGAGAGATGGGAGTTCTGCCTGGATG AGGCTGATGGTTCAGATGTCTCTGGGCCCAGTAAGAGTTTTAGTCAGCAGGAGCTGCAGCAGTGCCAAGATGAGTGGAGATCCAGTCTAGACCAGAGGCCTGAACTACCAGGCCCCGAGGGACACTCAGGGGACCTCACCGACCCTCTCTACCGCCCCCACTACAGCGTGGAGGAACTAGGGGGTAACTTTGAGAAGTCTGGTTACTGCAGTGGCGGTAGTGGCGACCATCTTCTAGACATGGAAGGGCTGGATAGGCTTCCTGGCTCTCCGTCTCGTCTGGGGGCGCTGAGCTACGGAGCTGTGGGTCACTACCAGGTGAACCTGGGGGGGTTTAAGGGGGGCGACCATCGCCATCGCTCCCACATGCCTGGCCCCCATCGGATCCGGAGGGAGCAGGTGGAGTCGCCAACGCCATCTCCCCACCCAGAGGGGGGAGACCTGAACTGCCTGTTGATAAACGAGGAGGGGTACCTGCAGGACTCCAGTGTCTTGTACCCTGAACACGGTGTCCCAGAGTTGGGTAACAGAGCCAGCCACCGAGCCATCCACTCTGGAAGCTCAgcccacaacaacaacacagagagccCGTATGATGCCGCTGACGATTTTGGACTCTCTCTAAACCTCAGAGATCATTCACAAGAGCAAGTAACAGGAGTAGGGGGGAGGCGTCATGCCTGCAATCAATGTACCATGAGCTTCCCAGACGCTGGTTCCCTCAAGGCCCACAAGCAGACACATAAAACGGGGAGAGGGTTGAGTTCAGGGTCTGGGCCTCCATACTCCTGCACCCAGTGTGGTAAGACCTTCACCCAGGCCTGCAACCTCAAGGTCCACCAGCGGGTCCACCAGGCAGAGGGACTTCACCTCTGCAGCCACTGCTCCAAGGGCTTCACCTCCTTCTCCGACCTGAAGAGGCACAAGTGCAGCCAGACCACAGACAAGCCCTACTGCTGCTCCATCTGTGGGAACAAGTTCAGTCGGCTCTGGAACCTCAAGCTGCATCAGCGCATTCACACGCAGGAGAAACCCCACCGCTGCACTATGTGTGACAAGAGCTTCACGCGGGTGGACATTTTGAAGGTacaccagcgcacacacactgGGGAGAGACCGTACTGCTGTGCTGTGTGTGGACTCTGCTTCAAACGACTGGCCCATCTAAAGTTACACCAGCACAAACACAGGCCGGATTTCCTGGCCTGA
- the LOC116360117 gene encoding zinc finger protein 260-like isoform X2 — METVLKSAMYEITRLVEDSFLEEVSRSREQVESLKKRLQWSENREGDQRGKCGDCGRAGKEGHEISLGTSQTGVERGRGLKQEKVSGEEWSSCGGVARETTFNDLEEAEATSPRRISESTEVEGQKLDSLLKEEALHNTELQERWEFCLDEADGSDVSGPSKSFSQQELQQCQDEWRSSLDQRPELPGPEGHSGDLTDPLYRPHYSVEELGGNFEKSGYCSGGSGDHLLDMEGLDRLPGSPSRLGALSYGAVGHYQVNLGGFKGGDHRHRSHMPGPHRIRREQVESPTPSPHPEGGDLNCLLINEEGYLQDSSVLYPEHGVPELGNRASHRAIHSGSSAHNNNTESPYDAADDFGLSLNLRDHSQEQVTGVGGRRHACNQCTMSFPDAGSLKAHKQTHKTGRGLSSGSGPPYSCTQCGKTFTQACNLKVHQRVHQAEGLHLCSHCSKGFTSFSDLKRHKCSQTTDKPYCCSICGNKFSRLWNLKLHQRIHTQEKPHRCTMCDKSFTRVDILKVHQRTHTGERPYCCAVCGLCFKRLAHLKLHQHKHRPDFLA; from the exons ATGGAGACGGTCCTTAAGTCAGCTATGTACGAGATCACCAGGCTGGTGGAGGATAGTTTCCTGGAGGAGGTGTCCAGGAGCCGGGAGCAGGTCGAGTCGCTGAAGAAGCGGCTGCAGTGGtcggagaacagagagggagaccagAGGGGGAAGTGTGGGGACTGTGGGAGAGCTGGCAAGGAAGGTCATGAGATAAGCTTAGGAACTTCACAGACAG GTGTGGAGAGGGGGCGTGGCCTGAAGCAGGAGAAGGTATCAGGGGAGGAGTGGAGCAGCTGTGGGGGTGTGGCCAGGGAAACAACCTTCAATGATCTGGAGGAGGCTGAGGCCACCAGTCCTAGGAGAATCTCTGAG TCCACAGAGGTCGAAGGTCAGAAGCTGGACAGTCTGCTGAAAGAGGAGGCTCTCCACAACACTGAGCTACAGGAGAGATGGGAGTTCTGCCTGGATG AGGCTGATGGTTCAGATGTCTCTGGGCCCAGTAAGAGTTTTAGTCAGCAGGAGCTGCAGCAGTGCCAAGATGAGTGGAGATCCAGTCTAGACCAGAGGCCTGAACTACCAGGCCCCGAGGGACACTCAGGGGACCTCACCGACCCTCTCTACCGCCCCCACTACAGCGTGGAGGAACTAGGGGGTAACTTTGAGAAGTCTGGTTACTGCAGTGGCGGTAGTGGCGACCATCTTCTAGACATGGAAGGGCTGGATAGGCTTCCTGGCTCTCCGTCTCGTCTGGGGGCGCTGAGCTACGGAGCTGTGGGTCACTACCAGGTGAACCTGGGGGGGTTTAAGGGGGGCGACCATCGCCATCGCTCCCACATGCCTGGCCCCCATCGGATCCGGAGGGAGCAGGTGGAGTCGCCAACGCCATCTCCCCACCCAGAGGGGGGAGACCTGAACTGCCTGTTGATAAACGAGGAGGGGTACCTGCAGGACTCCAGTGTCTTGTACCCTGAACACGGTGTCCCAGAGTTGGGTAACAGAGCCAGCCACCGAGCCATCCACTCTGGAAGCTCAgcccacaacaacaacacagagagccCGTATGATGCCGCTGACGATTTTGGACTCTCTCTAAACCTCAGAGATCATTCACAAGAGCAAGTAACAGGAGTAGGGGGGAGGCGTCATGCCTGCAATCAATGTACCATGAGCTTCCCAGACGCTGGTTCCCTCAAGGCCCACAAGCAGACACATAAAACGGGGAGAGGGTTGAGTTCAGGGTCTGGGCCTCCATACTCCTGCACCCAGTGTGGTAAGACCTTCACCCAGGCCTGCAACCTCAAGGTCCACCAGCGGGTCCACCAGGCAGAGGGACTTCACCTCTGCAGCCACTGCTCCAAGGGCTTCACCTCCTTCTCCGACCTGAAGAGGCACAAGTGCAGCCAGACCACAGACAAGCCCTACTGCTGCTCCATCTGTGGGAACAAGTTCAGTCGGCTCTGGAACCTCAAGCTGCATCAGCGCATTCACACGCAGGAGAAACCCCACCGCTGCACTATGTGTGACAAGAGCTTCACGCGGGTGGACATTTTGAAGGTacaccagcgcacacacactgGGGAGAGACCGTACTGCTGTGCTGTGTGTGGACTCTGCTTCAAACGACTGGCCCATCTAAAGTTACACCAGCACAAACACAGGCCGGATTTCCTGGCCTGA